In Bicyclus anynana chromosome 13, ilBicAnyn1.1, whole genome shotgun sequence, a genomic segment contains:
- the LOC112058068 gene encoding lipoma-preferred partner homolog, producing MNTLDKQLADLRIYANELDAKLQDDINASKLKPSIPPKKNKAPLPQIPQSYTVKSACEPSYSSRLEYGNRISSTYSNLVPVKSCIVRNSARVRSGDVLLYSNLLPPGGTNHVYSNIPMQRHVESFYDRDTRSELSRISDVGAQSNYSELRRPGSAYAPSSASVNAQDFSTYGGSQASSTYESLYEPINPRPCSQLSGTSLYGGYVGTVEPPPEPDDALYCGNCYRCGEKIMGETTGCTAMERIYHIKCFCCQQCGINLQGRPFYAVQSRALCESDYLETLEKCCVCGDPILDRILRATGKPYHPRCFTCVVCQKSLDGIPFTVDAVNRIHCIEDFHKRYAPRCARCREPIVPEGGAEETVRIVALDKSFHIACYACEDCGASLCSREQGRGCYPLDGHLYCKECNARRIQDLSRNIN from the exons ATGAATACTCTCGACAAACAACTGGCCGATCTTCGGATCTACGCCAACGAGTTGGACGCGAAGCTGCAAGACGATATCAACGCATCGAAACTCAAACCATCGATTCCACCGAAAAAGAATAAAGCGCCGCTACCACAAATACCGCAAAGTTACACGGTGAAATCGGCTTGCGAGCCGTCGTATTCATCGCGGCTGGAATACGGTAACCGTATAAGTTCTACGTATTCTAATTTGGTGCCAGTGAAAAGTTGTATAGTGCGAAATTCGGCTCGAGTTCGCAGCGGCGATGTGCTCTTGTACAGTAACCTGCTGCCTCCGGGTGGCACGAATCATGTGTATTCGAACATTCCTATGCAGCGACATGTGGAGAGTTTCTATGACAGAGATACCCGGTCGGAATTATCGCGTATAAGCGATGTAGGCGCGCAGTCCAACTACAGCGAGCTGCGCCGACCGGGTTCGGCATATGCGCCTTCGTCAGCGTCTGTGAACGCTCAGGATTTCTCTACGTACGGTGGGTCGCAGGCTTCGTCCACTTACGAGTCTTTATATGAGCCTATCAACCCGAGGCCGTGTAGTCAGTTGTCCGGTACGTCACTGTATGGCGGCTACGTCGGGACCGTGGAGCCGCCGCCTGAGCCGGATGACGCGCTGTACTGCGGCAACTGTTACCGGTGTGGAGAGAAGATCATGGGGGAGACTACCGGCTGCACGGCCATGGAGAGAATATATCACATCAAGTGCTTCTGTTGCCAGCAGTGCGGCATCAATCTTCAG GGCAGGCCCTTTTATGCTGTACAAAGCAGAGCTCTGTGTGAGAGCGACTATCTCGAAACACTGGAGAAGTGCTGTGTTTGTGGTGACCCCATACTGGACAGGATATTGAGAGCCACAGGCAAGCCCTACCACCCTCGCTGCTTCACTTGTGTGGTCTGTCAGAAGAGCCTGGACGGTATACCCTTCACTGTGGATGCTGTGAACCGCATACATTGTATTGAAGACTTTCACAAAAG ATATGCACCGCGTTGCGCGCGATGCCGCGAGCCGATTGTACCCGAGGGCGGTGCCGAAGAGACCGTCCGCATTGTGGCCCTCGACAAGAGCTTCCACATAGCCTGCTATGCCTGTGAGGACTGCGGCGCATCCCTGTGCTCCAGGGAGCAAGGCAGGGGGTGCTATCCACTCGACGGACATCTTTATTGCAAAGAATGCAATGCCAGGCGCATTCAAGATCTCTCCAGGAACATTAATTAG